CATCTGCAACAAACAGGTACATTTGCTGGATTAAGTGCTAATCAAGTCACTTTACTCAATCAAAATCAAAATGTACCTTGGGGATGGTGGAAAATTACCCAAAGGATTACTCAATCACAAGTCAAAGGGTTAGGAACTCCAGAAGGATTGTTAGTTAGTTCTATTGTTTTGGGTAGTAAAGCTGTCGATTTACCTAATGATATCAAAGAAAAGTTTATTCAAGTAGGATTAGCTCATGCATTAGCTGCTTCGGGATTTCAAGTATCTCTAATTTTAGGTTTTATCTTAGCATTAACTCGCAAATTGCCAGTCAAAACTCAGGTAATTTTGGGAACTTTAGCTTTATTTATTTTTGTGGGATTAGCTGGCTTACAACCTGCGGTTTTACGAGCAGCTATTATGGGATGGGCTGCTTTAGTTTCCTTAATGGTAAGACGGAAGACTAAACCTTTAGGTTTATTACTATTAGCAGCAACTATATTATTAGTAATTAACCCTTTATGGATTTGGGATTTAGGGTTTCAACTGAGTTTTTTAGCAACTTGCGGATTAGTTGTGACAGTAAATCCATTAGTCAAGAAACTAGATTGGTTGCCAAATGCGATCGCCTCTCTCGTAGCAGTTCCCATTGCCGCAGCCATCTGGACTTTACCCCTACAATTACAAAGCTTTGGGATTGTAGCACCTTACAGTATTGCGACTAATATTATTACAACTCCATTCATCTCTTTAATTACCATTGTTGGAGTAGTTAGTGGTTTATTGGGGGCATTTATCCCTGCACTAGGAAGTATGTTAGCAGGAATTATCTATTATCCGACTAACTGGTTAATTAAAATTGTCGATTTTTTTACTTGGCTTCCTGGAAACTCTTTAGCTTTAGGCAAAACATCTTTATGGCAACTCTTATTAATTTACGTATTAATAATCATAGTTTCTCTTAATAAATGGTGGCAAAAGCGGTTAATTATAGCTACTTCAATCGTATTGTTAATCTTGATGTTACCATTGTGGCAAAGTAGAATTAGTCAATTAAGAGTTATTGCCTTGGCTAATATATCACCTCCGATTTTAGTAATTCAAGAGCAAGGTAAGACGACTTTAATTAATAGTGGAGACGCAGATACAGTAAAATTTACTTTGTTACCTTTTTTGCGACAGCAAGGAATTAATAAAATAGATACAGCGATCGCCCAGCAATCTCAGTCACGCTTAACCCAAGGTTGGCTAAAACTCAGCCGCAGTTTAACTATTGAGAACTTCTATACAGTTGGCGAACAGCAACCATTAAACTATCAACAAAAAGAATTAGAGTCAGCTATTAAAAAAACACAAGGTAATTATCAAGTTTTAATCCCTAAAAAAGAGATTTTGATCGGCTCAACTCAAATAGAGTTGTTAAAAGATAACCCCAAAATTCTTCAACTACAGATTGGTGGTAAAACTTGGTTAAGTTTAGGAAATCTTAAACTAGAAACCCAAAAAGAACTGACTCCAGAATTATCTTCAGGGCAAGTGATATATTGGTCAGGAGAGGCTTTGAGAGAAGACTTAATCAAAAGATTGCGCCCTCAAGTAGCGATCGCCTCTAGCAATACAATAGATCCCGATACCCTAAAATATCTCCAAGCCAACGGTACTCAAGTTTACCTCACTGGAAGAGACGGCGCTGTAGAATGGACACCCAAAGGCGAGTTTGACACCACCTTAGAAACAGGCGATAAAAATTCCTTAGTACTTTGAAACCTGACTCATTCTTGAGTTAGAATTATGAAGCTGATGCACCTGGAGAGGTGGCAGAGCGGTTGAATGCGGCGGACTCGAAATTCGCTATGGCGGCAACGTCATCGTGGGTTCAAATCCCACCCTCTCCGTTGACTGGGACGATTTTGGGTTTTAGATTAAAGTCAGAGCTATATCGTTAGTTGTGTCGAGTAGCGATCGCGCAAGCGATCGCCTCTTGTCTATGATTAGATAGGGAGAGCTAAGCGACAAATCTGTCATGCTGAAATACCAAATCTCAAGATCGAAATTGCAACAGCAGTCAATACCTTGGTTTCCTATCGGAATCTGGCTAATTTTTCTCGCTTCACTAGGTTTAAGATTTTGGGGATTAGGTAGGTTTAATGTTTTAGTATTTGATGAAGTCTACTACGCGAAATTTGCCAATGAGTTTTTACAAGGCAAGTATGTCTTCTATTCTCACCCGCCTTTAGGTCATTATTTTGTAGCTTTGGGGATTTGGTTAGCAAAGCACTTTGCTATCGGTAACGATATAGTTAATAACTTAACTGGTTCTAATATTTCTACCTTCAGCTACAGGTGGATGAATGCTTTATTTGGTTCTTTCATTCCTCTATTAGTTATCGGAATTGCCTATCAACTCACTAAAAGGCGGAGTTTTGCATTAATCGCTGGATTCCTCATGGCTGCGGATGGTTTATTTTTGGTGGAATCCCGCTATGCTTTGAATAATATGTATATGCTAGTGTTCGGGTTTTTAGGACACTTTGTAGTTCTTTTAGCCTTAAATCGACAATCTTGGCAGCGATGGCTTTGGTT
Above is a genomic segment from Merismopedia glauca CCAP 1448/3 containing:
- a CDS encoding ComEC/Rec2 family competence protein, whose amino-acid sequence is MTPSSGVIICVAYILGLLFAAVPWGSYTLLGVGIAIALIIPRYWRWRSRRLAVSPLKSRVWLIAGIVGCLAAGYFQIRLPHPAAHDISQAISDSKTSEQIFTVEGTVSTLPRLTNSNRAQFWLEPNRLNEVNGKNNQPTNSSSQVVEGKLYVTAPILQATGLYPQTLVAVTGKLYKTKPTSNPGGFDFQYHLQQTGTFAGLSANQVTLLNQNQNVPWGWWKITQRITQSQVKGLGTPEGLLVSSIVLGSKAVDLPNDIKEKFIQVGLAHALAASGFQVSLILGFILALTRKLPVKTQVILGTLALFIFVGLAGLQPAVLRAAIMGWAALVSLMVRRKTKPLGLLLLAATILLVINPLWIWDLGFQLSFLATCGLVVTVNPLVKKLDWLPNAIASLVAVPIAAAIWTLPLQLQSFGIVAPYSIATNIITTPFISLITIVGVVSGLLGAFIPALGSMLAGIIYYPTNWLIKIVDFFTWLPGNSLALGKTSLWQLLLIYVLIIIVSLNKWWQKRLIIATSIVLLILMLPLWQSRISQLRVIALANISPPILVIQEQGKTTLINSGDADTVKFTLLPFLRQQGINKIDTAIAQQSQSRLTQGWLKLSRSLTIENFYTVGEQQPLNYQQKELESAIKKTQGNYQVLIPKKEILIGSTQIELLKDNPKILQLQIGGKTWLSLGNLKLETQKELTPELSSGQVIYWSGEALREDLIKRLRPQVAIASSNTIDPDTLKYLQANGTQVYLTGRDGAVEWTPKGEFDTTLETGDKNSLVL